From a region of the Thermomicrobium roseum DSM 5159 genome:
- the pyrB gene encoding aspartate carbamoyltransferase produces the protein MVQHVLSVEQFSRSYLFELFHRADAFSALPRHEFTDTARGAIMATLFYEPSTRTRLSFEAAMTRLGGAVISAEYAAATSSAAKGESIEDTARVVAGYADLIVIRHPEAGSVARAAAVVDVPVINAGDGTNEHPTQALIDLYTIWREHGRIDGLTIALVGDLRYGRAARSLARLLTRTLDTTLYLVAPLVTRMDPALVQHLRQSGLRVFEVDDLAAIAPELDVLYQTRIQRERFRDPDEYAAAFGQIIVDQALMEQLASHAIVLHPLPRVGEIEPTVDSDPRAAYFRQARNGVALRMALIEHVLARRPLSAARANGYHD, from the coding sequence GTGGTCCAGCATGTCCTGAGTGTCGAGCAGTTCTCGCGCTCTTACCTCTTCGAGCTTTTCCACCGTGCCGATGCATTCTCGGCGCTTCCCCGGCACGAGTTCACCGACACGGCTCGCGGTGCCATCATGGCGACGCTGTTCTACGAGCCGAGCACCCGTACTCGCCTCAGTTTCGAGGCTGCCATGACACGCCTCGGAGGGGCGGTCATCTCCGCTGAGTACGCCGCAGCGACCTCGTCCGCTGCCAAAGGAGAATCGATCGAAGACACAGCCCGGGTCGTTGCCGGGTATGCTGACCTCATCGTGATCCGCCATCCGGAAGCCGGATCAGTGGCTCGTGCAGCTGCCGTCGTCGACGTACCAGTGATCAACGCGGGTGACGGGACGAACGAGCACCCGACGCAGGCCTTGATCGACCTCTATACCATCTGGCGAGAACACGGACGGATCGATGGGTTGACGATCGCGCTGGTCGGTGACCTCCGGTACGGGCGGGCGGCGCGCTCGCTGGCACGCCTGCTCACGCGAACGCTGGACACCACGCTCTACCTTGTTGCGCCGCTGGTCACGCGGATGGATCCAGCGCTCGTCCAGCACCTGCGCCAGAGCGGACTGCGCGTTTTCGAGGTGGACGACCTCGCAGCCATCGCGCCGGAACTGGACGTTCTGTATCAGACGCGGATCCAGCGCGAGCGCTTCCGCGACCCTGACGAGTACGCTGCCGCCTTCGGCCAGATCATCGTCGATCAGGCCCTGATGGAACAGCTCGCTTCCCACGCGATCGTGCTTCACCCCTTGCCCCGCGTAGGGGAAATCGAGCCTACGGTCGACTCTGATCCGCGAGCAGCCTACTTCCGCCAGGCACGCAACGGTGTCGCGCTGCGCATGGCGTTGATCGAACACGTCCTGGCGCGGCGACC